A stretch of [Clostridium] innocuum DNA encodes these proteins:
- a CDS encoding (d)CMP kinase, whose protein sequence is MKINIAIDGPSAAGKSTIAKILAKELGYSHLDTGAMYRCTALASKKRGIDPNDEAALAAMLDEMKISFDPAGNVYLNNEDVSKQIRENEISMLTSSISAHPKVRERLVALQQQMARDKGFIMDGRDIGTVVLPDAELKIYMVASVKARADRRYKEYLEKHVEADYDEIYRDIEQRDYQDMNRKTSPLRKAEDAIEIDTSNMTITEVVEEIRRNIPTLS, encoded by the coding sequence ATGAAAATAAATATCGCTATCGACGGGCCGAGTGCGGCAGGTAAAAGCACCATTGCCAAAATACTGGCAAAGGAGCTGGGCTATTCACATCTGGATACCGGAGCGATGTATCGCTGTACGGCGCTTGCTTCTAAAAAGCGCGGTATCGATCCAAACGATGAAGCTGCTCTGGCAGCCATGCTGGATGAAATGAAGATCAGCTTTGATCCGGCAGGAAATGTCTATCTCAATAACGAGGATGTATCCAAGCAGATTCGCGAAAATGAAATATCCATGCTTACCAGCAGCATTTCTGCACATCCTAAGGTAAGAGAGCGTCTGGTGGCGTTGCAGCAGCAGATGGCACGAGATAAGGGGTTCATTATGGATGGACGCGACATCGGTACGGTTGTTTTACCGGATGCAGAGCTGAAAATCTACATGGTTGCCAGTGTCAAGGCAAGGGCAGATCGCAGATATAAGGAATATCTGGAAAAGCATGTGGAAGCGGATTATGATGAAATCTACCGTGATATCGAACAGCGGGATTATCAGGACATGAACCGTAAAACCTCGCCGCTGCGTAAGGCGGAGGATGCAATCGAAATAGATACGTCAAATATGACGATTACAGAGGTTGTTGAAGAAATACGCAGGAATATTCCTACCCTTTCATGA
- a CDS encoding ribosome biogenesis GTPase Der, protein MINGIVAIVGRPNVGKSTIFNRIIGERKSIVEDTPGVTRDRIYGKAEWLTREFRVIDTGGIQLANQDFQTEINMQVEIAIDEADCIVFVVSGKDGLTHDDEYVARLLHKTKKPVILAVNKVDDFAQNDAIYEFYSLGLGDPLAVSGAHGIGIGDVLDAVIHALPEKEKNEYDGMTKFCVIGRPNVGKSSLVNSILNQERVIVSNIEGTTRDAIDTPFKREGKEYVVIDTAGIRKRGKVYENIEKYSVLRAMSAIERSDVVLVVIDGEKGIRDQDKHVAGYAHEAGKGVVIVYNKWDAVEKDEQTMHTIEKEIRAQFLYLSYAPILFVSALKKQRIHTILPVIDEVHDYSVLRIQTNVLNEVIMDAQLMTPPPTHKGQRLKIYYASQVSVAPPTFVLFVNDPELLHFSYKRYLENRLREAFGFTGTTLRILARERNR, encoded by the coding sequence ATGATAAATGGAATTGTAGCCATCGTTGGTCGTCCGAATGTCGGTAAATCAACGATTTTTAACCGAATTATCGGTGAACGTAAAAGTATTGTGGAGGATACACCGGGAGTAACCCGGGATCGTATCTATGGAAAAGCGGAATGGCTGACCAGAGAATTCCGGGTAATTGATACCGGAGGTATTCAGCTTGCAAATCAGGATTTTCAGACGGAAATCAATATGCAGGTGGAAATCGCTATTGATGAGGCAGACTGCATTGTATTTGTCGTAAGCGGCAAGGATGGTCTGACCCATGATGATGAATATGTCGCAAGACTGCTGCATAAAACAAAAAAGCCGGTCATTCTGGCCGTCAACAAGGTGGATGATTTTGCACAGAATGATGCAATCTATGAATTCTACAGTCTGGGGCTCGGGGATCCGCTGGCAGTATCCGGTGCGCATGGTATCGGTATCGGTGATGTACTGGATGCAGTTATCCACGCTTTACCGGAAAAAGAGAAAAACGAATATGACGGCATGACGAAATTCTGTGTTATCGGTCGTCCAAACGTGGGGAAAAGCTCCCTTGTCAATTCGATTTTAAACCAGGAGCGTGTCATTGTTTCCAATATCGAGGGCACTACCAGAGATGCCATAGATACACCATTCAAACGGGAAGGCAAGGAATATGTTGTCATTGACACAGCCGGAATCCGAAAGCGCGGCAAGGTCTATGAGAATATTGAAAAATATTCTGTTTTGCGTGCCATGAGTGCCATTGAACGAAGTGATGTCGTACTTGTAGTCATCGATGGAGAAAAAGGTATCCGGGATCAGGACAAGCACGTTGCCGGATATGCCCATGAGGCAGGTAAGGGTGTTGTTATCGTATACAATAAATGGGATGCCGTAGAGAAGGATGAGCAGACCATGCATACCATTGAAAAGGAGATCCGTGCACAGTTTCTGTATTTATCCTATGCACCGATCCTGTTTGTATCCGCATTGAAAAAGCAGCGGATTCACACGATTCTGCCGGTCATTGACGAGGTTCATGATTATTCCGTACTGCGGATTCAGACCAATGTATTGAATGAGGTCATTATGGATGCGCAGCTGATGACGCCGCCGCCAACGCACAAGGGACAGCGTCTGAAGATTTACTATGCATCTCAGGTATCCGTGGCTCCACCGACCTTTGTGCTGTTTGTCAATGATCCGGAGCTGCTGCATTTCAGCTATAAGCGATATCTGGAAAACAGACTGCGGGAGGCGTTCGGATTTACCGGAACCACACTAAGAATATTAGCCAGAGAAAGAAACAGGTGA
- a CDS encoding MBL fold metallo-hydrolase, giving the protein MKKMDTFVLGMVQVNTYLLWEENHVLIVDPGSKSHKLQETIDSQNGVVDAIVLTHGHFDHIAGVDALVKKYHCPVYINELDMAMLQDPMLNFSYQAPVVVNSPVTKLKPGKNSIGAFTLQAIDAPGHSEGSTMLLWDDNLICGDVIFQGSIGRTDLPTGSNTKMMQTLRMIRETLPSKLKVYPGHGPDTTLDMEFRYNPYLQF; this is encoded by the coding sequence ATGAAAAAGATGGATACTTTTGTTTTGGGTATGGTGCAGGTAAATACCTACCTGTTGTGGGAAGAGAATCATGTACTGATTGTTGATCCCGGAAGCAAATCTCACAAGCTGCAGGAAACGATTGATTCACAAAATGGTGTTGTGGATGCGATTGTGCTGACACATGGACACTTTGATCATATTGCCGGTGTGGATGCGCTTGTTAAGAAATATCACTGTCCTGTTTATATCAATGAGCTGGATATGGCGATGCTGCAGGACCCGATGCTGAACTTCTCCTATCAGGCTCCTGTTGTTGTGAACAGTCCGGTAACAAAGCTGAAGCCGGGTAAAAACAGCATCGGTGCCTTTACGCTTCAGGCAATCGACGCCCCCGGACACAGTGAGGGAAGTACCATGCTGCTGTGGGATGATAATCTGATCTGTGGAGATGTCATCTTTCAGGGGAGCATCGGACGTACGGACTTACCGACCGGCAGCAATACCAAAATGATGCAGACGCTTCGGATGATACGGGAAACACTGCCTTCAAAGCTGAAGGTGTACCCGGGGCACGGACCGGATACGACGCTGGATATGGAATTTCGCTATAACCCATATCTGCAGTTCTGA
- the efp gene encoding elongation factor P, producing MISSNDLKPGMTIQQDGEIFVVLEQSQNKTARSAMVVKAKVRNLRTGSNVELSWGGGDKITPAHIEKKEMQYLYDTDDALVFMDNETYEQIEIPKDRLKWEMNFMKPNDNVNISMFESEILGVILPDKVALQIVECEPAVKGDTATSASKNATLESGLEIKVPLFINQDEMVLVNTSDGKYSGRAKD from the coding sequence ATGATCAGTTCCAATGATTTAAAACCTGGTATGACAATTCAGCAGGATGGAGAAATCTTCGTTGTGCTGGAACAGAGTCAGAATAAAACAGCTCGTTCCGCAATGGTGGTAAAGGCGAAAGTCAGAAACCTGAGAACGGGATCAAATGTAGAATTATCATGGGGCGGTGGAGATAAAATCACACCTGCACACATTGAAAAGAAAGAGATGCAGTATTTGTACGATACAGATGATGCACTGGTGTTCATGGATAATGAAACCTATGAGCAGATTGAGATTCCTAAGGATCGTCTGAAATGGGAAATGAACTTCATGAAGCCGAATGACAACGTTAATATTTCCATGTTTGAAAGTGAAATTCTCGGTGTGATTCTGCCGGATAAGGTGGCACTGCAGATCGTGGAATGCGAGCCTGCTGTCAAGGGTGATACAGCTACTTCCGCAAGCAAGAATGCCACATTGGAATCCGGACTGGAAATCAAGGTGCCGCTGTTCATCAATCAGGATGAAATGGTGCTGGTAAACACGTCTGATGGAAAATATTCCGGAAGAGCAAAAGACTAA
- the ispG gene encoding flavodoxin-dependent (E)-4-hydroxy-3-methylbut-2-enyl-diphosphate synthase — MKRTETRSIQVRDITIGGQNKVVIQSMCNTRTSDIEATMAQILQLEQVGCELVRMAIIDEADAAAITEIRKRTHIPLVADIHYDYRLAIAAVKAGIDKIRLNPGNIGSKENVKAVVAVCKEYHIPIRIGINSGSLEKDIHEKYGRPTAEGMMESAQRHVQILEELDFHDICLSFKSSDPLLCIDAYRMASTAFPYPLHLGVTEAGTFIGSAIKSSMALGTLLNEGIGDTIRISVNGDPVNEITIVKQLLKCCGLLKNTPNLIACPTCGRTAWDMQPVVNEMEAFLQTINCDVNVAIMGCAVNGPGEAKHADIAIAGGCNEGLLIKKGEIIEKLPQEQMVARLKEEILAFEKEHS; from the coding sequence ATGAAAAGAACGGAAACAAGAAGTATTCAGGTACGAGATATAACGATCGGCGGACAGAATAAAGTAGTTATTCAGTCCATGTGCAATACACGAACAAGTGACATAGAGGCCACAATGGCACAGATTTTACAGCTGGAACAGGTTGGCTGTGAGCTGGTGCGCATGGCGATTATAGATGAAGCGGATGCAGCTGCCATCACTGAAATCAGGAAGCGTACACATATCCCGCTTGTTGCGGATATTCATTATGACTATCGACTGGCCATCGCTGCGGTAAAGGCCGGCATTGATAAGATACGTCTGAATCCGGGAAATATCGGCAGCAAAGAAAATGTGAAGGCGGTTGTGGCGGTATGTAAGGAATACCATATACCGATTCGCATCGGCATTAACAGCGGTTCTCTGGAAAAGGACATTCATGAAAAGTATGGCAGACCTACCGCTGAGGGCATGATGGAAAGCGCACAGCGCCATGTGCAGATTCTGGAGGAGCTGGACTTCCATGACATCTGCCTGTCTTTTAAATCCAGTGATCCACTGCTTTGTATCGATGCCTACCGCATGGCATCCACAGCCTTCCCCTATCCGCTGCATCTGGGTGTAACGGAAGCGGGCACCTTCATCGGCAGTGCAATCAAAAGCAGCATGGCACTGGGAACATTATTAAATGAGGGTATCGGTGATACGATTCGCATCAGTGTCAACGGGGATCCGGTGAATGAAATAACAATCGTCAAGCAGCTGTTAAAATGCTGCGGTTTATTGAAAAACACGCCGAATTTGATTGCCTGCCCGACCTGTGGCAGAACAGCGTGGGATATGCAGCCGGTTGTAAATGAAATGGAAGCCTTTCTGCAGACCATAAACTGTGATGTAAATGTGGCGATTATGGGCTGTGCAGTAAATGGACCAGGAGAGGCGAAGCATGCGGATATCGCGATTGCCGGCGGCTGCAACGAGGGCTTGCTCATCAAAAAGGGAGAGATTATTGAAAAGCTGCCGCAGGAACAGATGGTGGCACGGCTGAAGGAAGAGATTCTGGCATTTGAAAAAGAACACAGCTGA
- a CDS encoding GNAT family N-acetyltransferase produces the protein MTIITATQSHIREILRLYEVLYADMARLQPFSYCRGMQDEEFLKTMIRLEDCDILLAVENSCIFGLALVMKQLTPADSFVIPHAYATLMDLVVSREARGLGIGNRLLLEVEHWARERHLEYVELNVLQENRSAQRLYEKHGYMTAVKTMKKNLK, from the coding sequence ATGACAATCATTACGGCGACGCAGTCTCATATACGGGAAATTCTGAGGCTGTATGAGGTTCTATATGCAGACATGGCAAGACTGCAGCCCTTCAGCTATTGTCGGGGTATGCAGGATGAGGAGTTTTTAAAAACGATGATCCGGCTGGAGGATTGCGACATCCTGCTGGCTGTGGAAAATTCCTGTATTTTCGGTTTGGCACTGGTGATGAAGCAGCTGACACCGGCGGATTCCTTTGTGATTCCGCATGCATATGCCACGCTGATGGATCTGGTGGTCAGCCGGGAAGCCAGAGGTCTTGGTATCGGTAACCGCCTGCTGCTTGAGGTGGAGCACTGGGCCAGAGAACGGCATCTGGAATATGTGGAGCTAAACGTATTGCAGGAAAACCGGAGTGCTCAGAGGCTTTATGAAAAGCATGGCTATATGACGGCGGTTAAAACCATGAAAAAGAATTTAAAATGA
- a CDS encoding type II secretion protein F, which produces MRNEEWRYLHDLLQNGYPYLEALQLLDKDTTRIREELELGHSIEEILITQGTGRFFEHLSFFLKITSLSRAIDSSLQLYNFERNLLSRLLKKTAYPVSIFVFAYVMLLVFSTAIIPQMLQSFDQGEDFQGLLLGVSLLQGGCRLIGVCALCLLAGALYLRNKPAIRNALVLRSTRLCKLVSHVESYLFAGYMVELLKQGIPTRTALQYLEQIRKGSLFCELHKHLMNGLQNGEDILCVIEREVLLNDIFKQSFRIGSSTGSLCSMLQTGLQQQERTWERLLKRTAVTVQCIAYSFVGVVVLLVYQIMLIPLTMLEQM; this is translated from the coding sequence ATGCGTAATGAGGAATGGCGCTATCTGCATGATCTGCTGCAGAACGGCTATCCCTATCTGGAGGCTTTACAGCTGCTGGACAAGGATACCACAAGAATCAGAGAAGAACTGGAGCTGGGACACAGCATCGAGGAAATTTTGATAACACAGGGAACAGGGCGCTTTTTTGAGCATCTTTCCTTCTTCCTGAAAATCACCTCCCTGAGCCGGGCTATCGACAGCTCCCTGCAGCTGTATAACTTTGAACGGAATCTGCTATCCCGTCTTTTAAAGAAAACGGCTTATCCGGTTTCTATCTTTGTGTTTGCCTATGTGATGCTGCTGGTATTCAGCACTGCCATCATTCCGCAAATGCTGCAAAGCTTTGATCAGGGGGAGGACTTTCAAGGGCTGCTGCTCGGTGTGAGTCTTCTGCAGGGAGGCTGCAGGTTAATTGGTGTTTGTGCACTGTGTTTACTGGCTGGTGCATTGTATCTGAGAAATAAGCCTGCCATACGGAATGCATTGGTTTTAAGAAGCACGCGCCTGTGCAAGCTGGTATCCCATGTGGAATCCTATCTGTTCGCCGGCTACATGGTTGAACTGCTGAAGCAGGGTATACCGACACGAACCGCCCTGCAGTATCTGGAGCAAATTCGAAAAGGCTCCCTGTTTTGTGAATTACATAAGCATTTGATGAACGGCCTGCAAAATGGTGAGGATATCCTCTGTGTGATTGAGCGTGAGGTGCTGCTGAACGATATCTTCAAGCAGTCGTTTCGCATTGGCAGCTCTACCGGTTCTTTGTGCAGTATGCTGCAGACAGGGCTGCAGCAGCAGGAACGTACATGGGAGCGGCTGCTGAAGCGTACGGCAGTCACCGTGCAGTGCATTGCATACAGCTTTGTGGGTGTTGTGGTTTTGCTTGTATACCAGATTATGCTGATCCCGCTTACAATGCTGGAACAGATGTAG
- a CDS encoding prepilin-type N-terminal cleavage/methylation domain-containing protein produces MKNNKGFTILEMMIVLSIIALVFLLTLPNIQQKEKIIRSKGCEALIEVANAQILLYEVENLSPPKSMSDLISKGYLKDTQRRCPNGDTIEISNGQAAVR; encoded by the coding sequence ATGAAAAATAACAAAGGCTTTACCATTCTGGAAATGATGATCGTATTATCCATTATCGCACTCGTATTTCTGCTGACGCTGCCCAACATTCAGCAGAAGGAAAAAATCATACGCAGCAAGGGCTGTGAGGCACTAATTGAGGTTGCCAATGCACAGATTCTTTTGTATGAGGTGGAGAATCTGAGTCCGCCGAAAAGTATGTCCGATTTAATCAGTAAGGGATATTTAAAGGATACACAGCGCCGATGCCCGAATGGAGACACCATTGAAATCAGCAATGGACAGGCCGCCGTGCGATAG
- the rpmG gene encoding 50S ribosomal protein L33, with the protein MRDRITFKCSECGEENYIGTRNKRKNPERMQIQKYCPRCNKKTLHKEKK; encoded by the coding sequence ATGAGAGATAGAATCACGTTCAAATGTTCAGAATGTGGCGAAGAAAACTACATCGGGACACGTAATAAACGTAAAAATCCAGAACGTATGCAAATTCAGAAATATTGCCCACGTTGTAACAAGAAAACTTTACATAAGGAGAAAAAATAA
- a CDS encoding prepilin-type N-terminal cleavage/methylation domain-containing protein: protein MKSAMDRPPCDSGFTLVEMLLVLLLLSVLLLVTPLLKRQQRILLRMDVQQIREICTKAQAQAIREHKSIPIKIQGSKVYCNREIYSLQSSTSCSSMSFHYTAQGTISKAFTLNCRSASSTVQLVAQLGSGRMDVR from the coding sequence TTGAAATCAGCAATGGACAGGCCGCCGTGCGATAGCGGGTTCACCCTGGTGGAAATGCTGCTTGTTTTGCTTCTGCTCTCTGTGCTACTGCTTGTGACACCGCTGCTGAAGCGGCAGCAGCGCATCCTGCTGCGTATGGATGTGCAGCAGATACGTGAAATCTGTACGAAGGCTCAGGCACAGGCGATAAGAGAACACAAAAGCATCCCTATAAAGATTCAGGGCAGTAAGGTATATTGTAATCGTGAGATCTATTCTTTGCAGTCGTCCACCAGCTGTTCGTCCATGAGCTTTCACTATACCGCACAGGGAACGATTTCAAAGGCCTTCACGCTGAACTGCCGCAGTGCCTCCTCCACTGTTCAGCTTGTGGCACAGCTGGGAAGCGGACGCATGGATGTTCGATAA
- the tadA gene encoding Flp pilus assembly complex ATPase component TadA: protein MKEKFEQLLHMVERKRATDVHFTLMQHRLHVQVRGWNGLETVQNAAFDEGLFCYLKYISNLDLGNTLQPQSGNFQYEFRQELLYFRFSLLPTLEKQTAVLRVLNNHKEISLEDLSLDSKQTASFLNWTKTRSGLIVLSGPTGSGKTTTLHAILKRIAQENRLHVVSLEDPIEIFDDSYLQLQINEAGGFTYDEGIKELLRHDPDVIMIGEIRDPSTARMLLRCALSGHLIFTTIHAKCCSEAIKRLLEFGLRREELYHTLSAVCAQRLYKKKGTQERVCIYEILEQNELDAYFREEQLPQQHRDIFQEIQLAVSKGIVAQEEAVIDLPYA, encoded by the coding sequence ATGAAGGAAAAATTTGAACAGCTGCTGCACATGGTGGAACGCAAGCGGGCTACCGATGTACACTTCACATTGATGCAGCACAGGCTGCATGTACAGGTACGCGGATGGAATGGTCTGGAAACTGTTCAGAACGCTGCATTTGATGAGGGCTTGTTCTGTTATCTGAAGTACATCAGTAATCTGGATTTAGGAAACACTCTGCAGCCGCAAAGCGGAAATTTTCAGTATGAGTTTCGTCAGGAGCTTCTGTATTTTCGCTTCTCCCTGCTGCCGACGCTTGAAAAACAGACAGCGGTACTGCGCGTGCTGAACAACCACAAAGAAATATCACTGGAAGATCTGAGCTTAGACAGCAAGCAGACAGCCAGCTTTCTGAACTGGACGAAAACAAGAAGCGGACTCATCGTATTGAGCGGTCCCACCGGCAGCGGGAAAACGACAACCCTGCACGCGATATTGAAGCGGATTGCTCAAGAGAACAGACTGCATGTCGTATCGCTGGAGGACCCTATTGAAATCTTTGATGACAGCTATTTGCAGCTGCAGATCAATGAGGCAGGCGGCTTTACCTATGATGAAGGAATCAAGGAGCTTTTGCGTCATGATCCGGATGTCATCATGATTGGAGAAATACGTGATCCATCCACGGCACGTATGCTGCTTCGATGCGCATTAAGCGGACATCTGATATTTACAACGATTCATGCCAAATGCTGCAGTGAGGCAATCAAGCGTCTGCTTGAATTCGGCTTGCGCAGGGAGGAACTGTATCATACACTGAGTGCTGTTTGTGCACAGCGTCTGTACAAGAAAAAGGGAACGCAGGAAAGGGTGTGTATATATGAAATACTGGAACAAAATGAGCTGGATGCTTACTTCCGTGAGGAACAGCTGCCTCAGCAGCATCGTGATATTTTTCAGGAGATTCAGCTTGCTGTTTCAAAAGGAATTGTTGCACAGGAGGAAGCCGTCATCGACCTTCCATATGCGTAA
- a CDS encoding type II secretion system protein, whose amino-acid sequence MTMMQWKKPIRNNGGFTLVEMLVAFSCVAVSCVLLMPVVSVLQRLQEPVYYSEDRIAMYQLRFLLAQSSRLSLQENTLSFIYQKKKQTLEYDRRRLVRRSGYEIFLQDVDALQFQKRKECYYVTWVRKEKREEALLTCE is encoded by the coding sequence ATGACAATGATGCAGTGGAAGAAGCCTATCAGAAATAACGGCGGCTTCACCCTGGTGGAAATGCTGGTAGCCTTCAGCTGTGTTGCAGTCAGCTGTGTTTTGCTGATGCCGGTGGTATCCGTATTGCAAAGGCTGCAGGAGCCTGTCTACTACAGTGAAGACCGCATCGCCATGTATCAGCTTCGCTTCCTGCTTGCACAAAGCAGCAGGCTGTCTTTACAGGAGAACACCCTTTCCTTCATTTATCAAAAAAAGAAGCAGACACTGGAATATGACCGCAGGCGTCTGGTGCGCAGAAGCGGCTATGAAATTTTTCTGCAGGATGTGGATGCGCTGCAGTTTCAAAAGAGAAAGGAATGCTATTATGTCACATGGGTTCGGAAAGAAAAGCGTGAAGAAGCACTGCTTACGTGTGAATGA
- a CDS encoding penicillin-binding protein 2, with the protein MIRNPFRDLDQKKLSRSSDVLKTQNDYFKIVNRRIFIFGIIICLIFAVVSVRLVFLQIRNQEDYAAKLENYSSQKQTDSTARGEMVDRNGKVIAKTVSSHNIVYFPPKDTTSEEQWELAQTFAKDFKVDHKGMTNSDYQDLYMFLHKDEKGNKDSGKNLLSEQEKETLTAEEQEKKIRSRITMKMVDELADDDIKDAFSVYLSMRKLPNNQNKVILEDVDSDSVAKLMENKDKYRGFDVNLGSWKREYPYKDTLRDVLGSITTSKQGVPSELRSYYEAMGYSLTDRVGQSGLEKQYEDLLSGTPRVSEISYDSDGTAIMNETSSGKNGYDLHLTIDVELQKKVDDILEDTLKKYAGTAGREKFKKAIVVLMNPQTGEIYAMSGKYLDEDGKIQNYSSGAYLDAFASGSVVKGATVYMMLDQGIQTRYSTEQDEQMKIAGTPFKQSFNTYGTVNSIRALAVSSNVYMFKSVIKLAGGNYVYNQPLGITNEMAQKTFKLMRNYYSMFGLGTKTGLDVPNEAQGFTGNTMNPGLLLDYSIGQYDNYTPIQLVQYAATIANGGKKVQPKLVNTATEVNTDYTVYENKTQVLSALPGSKEDLETIQMGFREVVAGEHAIDPIKALDVQVAAKTGTAEVGDYTNASLVGYAPYDKEAKVAFACSVPESATNDQSVAGNLCAYNIMPEVLKEFFKKY; encoded by the coding sequence ATGATACGAAATCCTTTTCGAGATCTTGATCAAAAAAAATTAAGCAGAAGCTCTGATGTTCTGAAGACGCAGAACGATTATTTTAAAATCGTAAACAGGCGCATCTTTATTTTCGGTATTATCATTTGTCTGATTTTTGCCGTTGTTTCTGTACGGCTGGTTTTCCTGCAGATAAGAAATCAGGAGGACTATGCAGCGAAGCTGGAAAATTACTCATCGCAAAAGCAGACGGACAGTACGGCGCGCGGGGAGATGGTGGATCGAAACGGAAAGGTCATTGCAAAGACCGTTTCCTCTCATAATATTGTCTACTTTCCTCCCAAGGATACAACAAGTGAGGAACAATGGGAGCTGGCACAAACCTTTGCCAAGGATTTTAAGGTAGATCACAAGGGTATGACAAATTCGGATTATCAGGATTTGTATATGTTTTTACATAAGGATGAAAAAGGAAATAAGGACTCCGGGAAGAACCTGTTGTCTGAACAGGAGAAGGAAACACTGACAGCAGAGGAACAGGAAAAGAAAATCAGAAGCCGGATCACGATGAAAATGGTGGATGAGCTGGCGGATGATGATATAAAGGATGCTTTTTCAGTTTACCTGTCTATGCGCAAGCTGCCCAACAATCAGAATAAGGTGATTCTGGAGGATGTGGACAGTGATAGTGTCGCAAAGCTGATGGAAAATAAAGACAAATACCGGGGCTTTGATGTGAATCTAGGCTCCTGGAAGCGGGAATATCCATATAAGGATACGCTGCGTGATGTGCTGGGAAGTATTACGACCTCCAAGCAGGGTGTACCCTCCGAGCTGCGCTCCTATTACGAAGCGATGGGGTATTCGCTGACGGATCGTGTCGGGCAAAGCGGTCTGGAAAAGCAGTATGAGGATTTACTGAGCGGCACACCGAGAGTCAGTGAGATATCGTATGATTCCGATGGTACAGCCATTATGAATGAAACAAGCAGCGGCAAGAATGGTTATGATTTGCATCTTACCATCGATGTGGAGCTGCAGAAGAAGGTTGATGACATTCTGGAGGATACATTAAAGAAGTATGCAGGCACAGCAGGTCGTGAAAAATTCAAGAAAGCGATCGTTGTCCTCATGAATCCTCAGACCGGTGAAATTTATGCGATGAGCGGTAAATATTTGGATGAGGATGGGAAAATTCAGAACTATTCCAGTGGTGCGTATTTGGATGCCTTTGCGTCCGGTTCCGTTGTGAAGGGCGCTACGGTGTATATGATGCTGGATCAGGGAATTCAGACACGCTACAGTACCGAGCAGGATGAACAAATGAAAATAGCGGGAACTCCATTTAAGCAATCGTTCAACACATATGGTACGGTGAATTCGATTCGTGCATTAGCGGTATCCAGTAACGTTTATATGTTTAAGTCTGTTATAAAATTAGCTGGCGGTAATTATGTATATAATCAGCCACTGGGCATCACAAATGAAATGGCGCAGAAAACCTTCAAGCTGATGCGGAATTATTATTCTATGTTTGGTCTTGGTACAAAAACAGGATTGGATGTCCCAAATGAAGCACAAGGCTTTACAGGGAATACTATGAATCCTGGATTATTACTAGATTATTCCATCGGGCAGTATGATAACTATACGCCGATTCAGCTTGTGCAGTATGCGGCAACCATCGCCAATGGCGGTAAAAAGGTACAGCCGAAGCTGGTTAATACGGCAACGGAAGTAAATACAGATTATACAGTATATGAAAATAAAACACAGGTGTTGTCAGCTTTGCCGGGAAGCAAGGAGGATTTGGAAACGATCCAGATGGGCTTTCGCGAGGTGGTTGCAGGAGAGCATGCAATCGACCCTATCAAGGCATTGGATGTACAGGTAGCTGCAAAAACCGGTACTGCCGAGGTAGGAGATTATACCAACGCTTCTCTTGTCGGCTATGCGCCATATGATAAGGAAGCCAAGGTGGCATTTGCCTGTTCCGTACCGGAATCTGCAACAAATGATCAAAGCGTTGCCGGAAACCTGTGCGCCTACAATATCATGCCGGAAGTTTTAAAAGAGTTTTTCAAAAAGTATTAG